The proteins below come from a single Microbacterium sp. SLBN-154 genomic window:
- a CDS encoding cysteine desulfurase-like protein has protein sequence MSFDIEGFRAQFPSLASGIAHFDGPGGTQTPLAVAEAIARTLTAPLSNRGSSVRSERNADDAVAAFRLAAADLLAADPRGVVYGRSATQLTYDLSRTLAASWAEGDEIVVSELDHDANVRPWVQAAEARGVSVRWLSLDPATAELDLSGLDEIVNDRTRLVAVTAASNLLGTIPPVARIAARAHAVGALVHVDGVHYAAHASVDVTALGADFFVCSPYKFFGPHCAVLVSDPALLETLHPDKLVPSTDQVPERFELGTLPYETLAGVTAAVDVIAGIAPPASSRRERLVAAHHLIERHETALRERIETRVAELGLEVHSRADRRTPTLYVTLGDRVASAASSFLAERDILAPSGSFYAWETFRALRLPVEAGMRIGVAAYTSDDDVDRLLEGLSEFLTR, from the coding sequence ATGAGCTTCGACATCGAGGGGTTCCGTGCGCAGTTCCCCTCCCTCGCCTCCGGCATCGCGCACTTCGACGGCCCCGGCGGCACCCAGACGCCCCTCGCGGTCGCCGAGGCGATCGCGCGCACGCTGACCGCGCCCCTGTCCAATCGCGGCTCGTCGGTGCGCAGCGAACGGAACGCGGATGACGCGGTCGCCGCGTTCCGTCTGGCGGCGGCCGATCTGCTGGCCGCCGACCCGCGCGGTGTGGTCTACGGACGGAGCGCCACGCAGCTCACCTACGACCTCTCCCGGACCCTCGCCGCCTCGTGGGCGGAGGGTGACGAGATCGTCGTGTCCGAGCTCGACCACGACGCCAACGTCCGCCCCTGGGTGCAGGCGGCCGAGGCACGCGGCGTGAGCGTGCGGTGGCTGTCGCTGGATCCGGCCACGGCCGAGCTCGACCTCTCGGGTCTCGACGAGATCGTCAACGACCGCACCCGGCTGGTCGCGGTCACCGCGGCATCCAATCTCCTCGGCACCATCCCGCCCGTCGCTCGCATCGCGGCCCGCGCCCACGCCGTGGGGGCTCTCGTCCACGTCGACGGTGTGCACTACGCCGCTCACGCATCGGTCGATGTCACCGCCCTCGGCGCGGACTTCTTCGTGTGCTCGCCGTACAAGTTCTTCGGTCCGCACTGTGCGGTCCTCGTCTCCGATCCGGCGCTGCTGGAGACCCTGCACCCCGACAAACTCGTCCCCTCGACCGACCAGGTGCCCGAGCGCTTCGAGCTCGGCACCCTGCCCTACGAGACCCTCGCCGGCGTCACCGCCGCGGTCGACGTGATCGCCGGGATCGCGCCGCCCGCCTCGTCTCGCCGCGAGCGCCTCGTCGCCGCGCACCACCTGATCGAGCGGCACGAGACGGCGCTGCGCGAACGCATCGAGACCCGCGTCGCCGAGCTCGGCCTCGAGGTGCATTCGCGCGCGGACCGACGCACGCCGACGCTCTACGTCACCCTCGGTGACCGGGTCGCGTCGGCGGCGTCGAGCTTTCTCGCCGAGCGCGACATCCTCGCCCCGTCGGGGAGCTTCTATGCCTGGGAGACCTTCCGGGCGCTCCGCCTCCCGGTCGAAGCCGGCATGCGCATCGGGGTCGCCGCGTACACGAGCGACGACGACGTCGATCGCCTCCTCGAAGGACTTTCGGAGTTTCTGACACGATGA
- a CDS encoding amidohydrolase family protein, with the protein MSAEHPVTDVHAHVLLPALHAEVERRAPDEVRAAAELDLRRNGAESQAVSGPMVGSRIPKLTDVAVRLADMDAQGVDRQWVSASPNHFYPWANEGLSVWIAMEANRLIAEHVAQAPDRLTGLGVVPLQHPERILECLDDAVLGRGLAGVEISSFAGDVELSDERLEPFWARAAELGVVIFLHPFGCSLDERLDRFYLANTVGQPVENAVALSHLIFSGVLDRHPDLKIVAAHGGGYLPTVIGRSDHAWRVRPDARRCAHLPSTYLSKLWFDTVVHDARTLRALVDVAGGAKVVLGSDYPFDMGLEDPVSFVRDADLPEEITRAILSGNAAELLRTRVKV; encoded by the coding sequence ATGAGCGCCGAGCATCCGGTCACCGACGTCCACGCGCACGTTCTGCTGCCGGCGCTGCACGCCGAGGTGGAGCGCCGCGCGCCCGACGAGGTGCGCGCCGCCGCCGAGCTCGACCTGCGTCGCAACGGCGCGGAGAGCCAGGCGGTGTCGGGCCCGATGGTCGGCTCGCGCATTCCGAAGCTCACCGACGTCGCGGTCCGGCTGGCCGACATGGACGCGCAGGGCGTCGACCGGCAGTGGGTGAGCGCCTCGCCGAACCACTTCTACCCGTGGGCGAACGAGGGGCTGTCGGTGTGGATCGCGATGGAGGCGAACCGTCTCATCGCCGAGCACGTCGCACAGGCCCCCGATCGGCTGACCGGGCTGGGAGTCGTTCCGCTCCAGCATCCCGAGCGTATCCTCGAGTGCCTCGACGACGCCGTCCTCGGCCGTGGACTCGCGGGAGTCGAGATCTCCTCGTTCGCCGGCGACGTCGAGCTCTCCGATGAGCGACTCGAGCCGTTCTGGGCACGCGCGGCCGAACTCGGCGTCGTGATCTTCCTCCACCCGTTCGGGTGCAGTCTCGACGAGCGTCTCGACCGGTTCTACCTCGCCAACACGGTGGGGCAGCCGGTGGAGAACGCGGTGGCGCTGTCGCACCTCATCTTCTCGGGCGTGCTCGACCGGCATCCCGATCTGAAGATCGTCGCCGCGCACGGCGGTGGGTACCTTCCCACGGTGATCGGGCGCTCCGATCACGCCTGGCGGGTGCGGCCCGATGCGCGCCGCTGCGCGCACCTGCCGTCGACGTACCTGTCGAAGCTGTGGTTCGACACGGTGGTGCACGACGCCCGGACGCTGCGAGCCCTCGTCGACGTCGCGGGCGGCGCGAAGGTCGTCCTCGGCAGCGACTACCCGTTTGACATGGGACTGGAAGACCCGGTCTCCTTCGTGCGGGACGCCGACCTTCCCGAGGAGATCACCCGGGCGATCCTGTCGGGGAACGCCGCCGAGCTCCTGCGGACGCGGGTGAAGGTATGA
- a CDS encoding cyclase family protein: MSVHTETTRPSENPADLDRTDPEGEIAARAAAYRNWGRWGEDDVLGTLNFIDADKRVAAASLVREGVVVSLAQAFDTDGPQTGWRRRTNPVHTMTDTGTDAERGAQGFPHGIGGADDVIAMPLQCSTQWDGLGHIFDHGMAWNGRRAGDVVTSDGDLVTGIEHTRTSFVTRGVLLDVAAYLRPDTGELEDGYAISADDLEATIAAQGESSRVGRGDIVVVRTGRYARTRREGWNGYAGGSAAGLSLTTAGWLHRTEIAGIATDTWGFEVRPNEFDVPSFQPLHQVVIPNMGLSIGEMWNLEELTETCHRLGRFDFFLAAPTLPITGAVGSPVNPVAVL, from the coding sequence GTGAGCGTGCACACCGAGACGACACGTCCGTCCGAGAACCCGGCCGACCTCGATCGCACCGACCCCGAGGGTGAGATCGCGGCCCGCGCCGCCGCGTACCGCAACTGGGGACGCTGGGGCGAGGATGACGTGCTCGGCACGCTGAACTTCATCGACGCTGACAAGCGCGTCGCCGCGGCATCCCTCGTCCGCGAGGGGGTCGTGGTCTCCCTCGCGCAGGCCTTCGACACCGACGGGCCCCAGACCGGCTGGCGGCGCCGGACGAACCCGGTGCACACGATGACCGACACCGGCACCGACGCCGAGCGGGGCGCCCAGGGCTTCCCGCACGGCATCGGCGGCGCCGACGACGTGATCGCGATGCCCCTGCAGTGCTCGACGCAGTGGGACGGCCTCGGCCACATCTTCGACCACGGCATGGCGTGGAACGGTCGCCGGGCGGGCGACGTCGTCACGAGCGACGGCGACCTCGTCACCGGTATCGAGCACACCCGCACCTCGTTCGTCACCCGCGGCGTCCTGCTCGACGTCGCCGCGTACCTCCGCCCCGACACGGGTGAGCTCGAGGACGGATACGCCATCTCGGCCGATGACCTCGAAGCGACGATCGCCGCTCAGGGCGAGTCGAGCCGGGTCGGGCGCGGTGACATCGTCGTGGTCCGCACCGGACGCTACGCCCGCACGCGCCGCGAGGGGTGGAACGGCTACGCCGGCGGCTCGGCCGCGGGGCTCTCGCTCACCACCGCCGGGTGGCTCCACCGCACCGAGATCGCCGGGATCGCCACCGACACGTGGGGCTTCGAGGTGCGGCCGAACGAGTTCGACGTGCCCTCCTTCCAGCCCCTCCACCAGGTCGTGATCCCCAACATGGGACTCTCGATCGGTGAGATGTGGAACCTCGAGGAGCTCACCGAGACCTGCCACCGTCTCGGCCGGTTCGACTTCTTCCTCGCCGCGCCGACCCTGCCGATCACCGGCGCGGTCGGGTCGCCCGTCAACCCCGTCGCCGTCCTGTAG
- a CDS encoding fumarylacetoacetate hydrolase family protein encodes MTTPPPAPFALARYRAGDSVRLGLVAADRIRPLGESELGAASLNAFLAAPDWSRLQTLAEQTDAAWQPLAEVTLIAPVEPRQVLQAGANYRTHVVQLIMAGLTKGGESELSPEELRAKAEKIMDARAASGRPFIFLGLAQCVVGDEVPLELPSYSDTHDWELELAVVIGREAFRVTPDDALDHVAGYTIVNDITTRDRVFPPDVGDIGADWYRSKNAPGFLPTGPYLVPAPFVDPSALSVRLELNGEVMQDATTAELVFDVPTLISAASQTLPLLPGDLLLTGSPAGNGQHWKRFLRDGDVMTGTIEGLGTQVVRCVAEVGA; translated from the coding sequence ATGACGACCCCACCCCCCGCCCCGTTCGCCCTCGCCCGCTACCGCGCGGGCGATTCCGTGCGTCTGGGCCTCGTCGCCGCAGATCGCATCCGGCCGCTCGGCGAGAGCGAGCTCGGCGCGGCGAGCCTGAACGCCTTCCTCGCCGCCCCGGACTGGTCACGACTGCAGACGCTGGCGGAGCAGACGGATGCCGCGTGGCAGCCCCTCGCCGAAGTCACCCTGATCGCCCCGGTGGAGCCCCGGCAGGTGCTGCAGGCCGGCGCGAACTACCGGACGCACGTGGTGCAGCTGATCATGGCGGGGCTGACCAAGGGCGGCGAGTCGGAGCTGAGCCCCGAGGAGCTGCGCGCGAAGGCCGAGAAGATCATGGACGCCCGGGCCGCCAGCGGCCGGCCCTTCATCTTCCTGGGTCTTGCGCAGTGCGTCGTCGGTGACGAGGTGCCGCTGGAGCTCCCCTCCTACAGCGACACCCACGACTGGGAGCTCGAGCTCGCCGTGGTGATCGGCCGCGAGGCATTCCGGGTGACCCCGGACGACGCGCTCGACCACGTCGCGGGGTACACGATCGTCAACGACATCACCACGCGTGACCGCGTGTTCCCGCCCGACGTCGGAGACATCGGCGCCGATTGGTACCGCTCGAAGAACGCGCCCGGATTCCTCCCGACCGGCCCGTACCTGGTGCCGGCCCCGTTCGTCGACCCGAGCGCGCTGTCCGTGCGCCTCGAGCTGAACGGCGAGGTCATGCAGGACGCGACGACGGCCGAGCTCGTCTTCGATGTGCCGACCCTCATTTCTGCGGCCTCGCAGACCCTTCCGCTCCTCCCGGGCGACCTCCTCCTCACCGGCAGTCCCGCCGGCAACGGGCAGCACTGGAAGCGATTCCTCCGGGATGGGGATGTCATGACGGGCACCATCGAGGGCCTGGGAACCCAGGTCGTCCGCTGCGTGGCGGAGGTCGGCGCGTGA
- a CDS encoding FAD-dependent monooxygenase gives MTQEHNTSVGKVAIAGAGVAGLAAAIRLAASGVEVDLYESKPELTALGSGISLQGNALRVFDALGAWDDIRAAGFAFEGLTLRAPGPDAPVVANLPDVKTGGPDYPAAMGMPRPDLARILLEHAEKAGARVHFGRSITGIDARANDAVEVFVDGESAGEYDLLIGADGLNSAIREMIGITEKPEPTGMGIWRTFVSRPAEVERSELYYGGPVYIAGYTPTGEDSMYAFLVEKAQDRQGVSDEEATRIMIEESRAYGGPWNAIRADLEKGAHANYTWFTQHLVDGPWNRGRVVIIGDAAHSCPPTIAQGAAQGLEDALVLTELLTTRDTVDQDLWDTFHARRLPRAKAVVEASVQLGQWQIDGNRDADAGGLIFGIAQQMAQPA, from the coding sequence ATGACCCAGGAGCACAACACCTCCGTCGGCAAGGTCGCGATCGCCGGTGCCGGCGTCGCCGGGCTCGCCGCGGCGATCAGGCTCGCCGCCTCCGGCGTCGAGGTCGACCTGTACGAGTCCAAGCCCGAACTGACGGCGCTGGGGTCGGGGATCTCGCTGCAGGGCAACGCGCTCCGGGTCTTCGACGCGCTCGGCGCGTGGGACGACATCCGCGCCGCCGGTTTCGCGTTCGAGGGTCTGACGCTGCGCGCCCCCGGACCCGACGCGCCGGTCGTCGCGAACCTCCCCGACGTCAAGACCGGTGGTCCCGACTATCCGGCCGCGATGGGGATGCCGCGACCCGACCTCGCGCGGATCCTGCTTGAGCACGCCGAGAAGGCCGGTGCCCGCGTGCACTTCGGCCGCTCGATCACCGGGATCGACGCCCGTGCGAACGACGCGGTCGAGGTCTTCGTCGACGGCGAGTCCGCCGGCGAGTACGACCTGCTGATCGGCGCCGACGGGCTGAACTCCGCGATCCGCGAGATGATCGGCATCACCGAGAAGCCCGAACCGACGGGAATGGGCATCTGGCGCACCTTCGTGTCGCGGCCGGCCGAGGTCGAGCGCAGCGAGCTCTACTACGGCGGGCCCGTCTACATCGCCGGCTACACCCCCACGGGTGAGGACTCGATGTACGCCTTCCTCGTCGAGAAGGCGCAGGACCGCCAGGGTGTGTCCGACGAGGAGGCGACCCGCATCATGATCGAGGAGTCGCGCGCCTACGGCGGCCCCTGGAACGCGATCCGCGCCGACCTCGAGAAGGGCGCCCACGCCAACTACACGTGGTTCACCCAGCACCTCGTCGACGGTCCCTGGAACCGCGGCCGCGTCGTCATCATCGGCGACGCCGCACACAGCTGCCCGCCGACGATCGCGCAGGGCGCGGCCCAGGGACTGGAGGACGCCCTCGTGCTGACCGAGCTCCTCACCACCCGCGACACGGTCGACCAGGACCTCTGGGACACCTTCCACGCGCGGCGCCTGCCGCGGGCCAAGGCGGTCGTCGAGGCATCGGTTCAGCTCGGCCAGTGGCAGATCGACGGCAACCGCGACGCGGACGCCGGCGGCCTCATCTTCGGCATCGCCCAGCAGATGGCCCAGCCCGCATGA
- a CDS encoding fumarylacetoacetate hydrolase family protein has product MKIARWTGGGEGFIIEDRVVPFPDGLTVGRVLAGGLPLAQALYHRVADSRTIADHGQPLADVTLLAPLQPASVRDFVTFEEHVEGVSAGVEGKSNVADEWYQAPTFYFTNPHTILGPGQPVSPPVTERLDFELEVAVVIGEVAGSTGSNLDAEQAAAHIFGYTIMNDWSARDLQAREMKVRLGPAKGKDFGTSLGPWIVTADELAHHLDDDGFLAIRAEVRVNGVLIGDDLVSNMGWPFPELVAYASRNSRVAPGDVLGSGTVGNGGCLGELWGRNGDLTPPPLKPGDTVTMSVEGLGELSGQVGEYVPAPDLPAARPRPRVRHRAL; this is encoded by the coding sequence ATGAAGATCGCACGCTGGACCGGTGGGGGCGAGGGCTTCATCATCGAAGATCGCGTCGTGCCGTTCCCCGACGGACTGACCGTCGGCCGAGTGCTGGCGGGCGGACTGCCGCTCGCGCAGGCGCTGTACCACCGGGTCGCCGACAGTCGCACGATCGCCGATCACGGGCAGCCGCTCGCAGATGTCACGCTGCTGGCGCCCCTGCAGCCGGCCTCGGTCCGTGATTTCGTGACCTTCGAAGAGCACGTCGAGGGCGTGAGTGCGGGCGTCGAGGGCAAGAGCAACGTCGCCGACGAGTGGTATCAGGCGCCGACGTTCTACTTCACCAATCCGCACACGATCCTCGGACCGGGCCAACCGGTCAGCCCGCCGGTCACCGAGCGCCTCGACTTCGAGCTCGAGGTCGCCGTCGTCATCGGCGAGGTCGCCGGATCGACCGGGTCGAACCTCGACGCCGAGCAGGCGGCGGCGCACATCTTCGGGTACACGATCATGAACGACTGGTCGGCCCGTGACCTTCAGGCGCGGGAGATGAAGGTGCGCCTCGGCCCGGCGAAGGGCAAGGACTTCGGCACGAGCCTCGGTCCGTGGATCGTCACCGCCGACGAGCTCGCGCATCATCTCGACGACGACGGATTCCTGGCCATCCGCGCCGAGGTGCGGGTCAACGGCGTGCTCATCGGCGACGACCTCGTGTCGAACATGGGGTGGCCTTTCCCCGAGCTCGTCGCCTATGCCTCGCGCAACTCCCGCGTCGCACCCGGGGACGTGCTCGGCTCGGGGACGGTCGGAAACGGCGGATGCCTCGGCGAGCTGTGGGGTCGGAACGGCGACCTGACACCCCCGCCGCTGAAGCCCGGCGACACGGTGACGATGTCGGTCGAGGGCCTCGGCGAGCTGAGCGGCCAGGTCGGGGAGTACGTCCCGGCCCCCGACCTGCCCGCCGCGCGTCCTCGGCCACGGGTGCGACACCGTGCACTTTAG
- a CDS encoding MDR family MFS transporter — protein MPLSRARLRLLVFSLLTAAFLGALDHTVVATSLATVAGDLGALEHMSWVVVGYTLAATVLLPVLGKLGDILGPRAVFLTSLVVFIVASLACGFAQDMTQLVIARVLQGASSAGLQLMSQTIVAYVTTPRERPRYLAIIGAAFPVAIVLGPLFGGLITDFWGWPWVFWVNVPVGLVALVLALFAVPHVEPSGRRSFDVPGAVLFTAAMVALVLAVSWVGDPAASVPVLIAFAIAGVAFTAFFVVEARVAEPFVPLRAFRNRTVAAGIALSGIIGIGLFSVTAYLPTYFQMAYGTTATVSGLVPIATVFGMLVANLGTGWLASRTGRYRPYPIIGTTLGAVGLFIMSLLPVGLPLWVPMVVMAVVGLGTGSFMSLVIAVVQSATPRSETGSITATINLVRQVGSTVATAVIGGVVGFGVAARLPSMIDPNGLTPQVVRESSLAVQTEVAAIYRDVLAPVFLALAVVYALGIIAALLLPGGRLSDEAPADITVDADRVATP, from the coding sequence ATGCCGCTCTCCCGCGCCAGGCTCCGCCTGCTCGTCTTCTCCCTTCTCACCGCCGCCTTCCTCGGCGCCCTCGATCACACGGTCGTCGCGACATCGCTCGCCACGGTCGCCGGCGACCTGGGTGCTCTGGAGCACATGAGCTGGGTGGTCGTCGGCTACACCCTCGCCGCGACCGTGCTGCTTCCCGTCCTCGGCAAGCTCGGCGACATCCTGGGGCCGCGGGCGGTCTTCTTGACGTCGCTCGTCGTCTTCATCGTCGCGTCGCTCGCGTGCGGCTTCGCCCAGGACATGACCCAGCTCGTCATCGCGCGCGTGCTGCAGGGCGCGAGCTCGGCCGGGCTGCAGCTGATGTCGCAGACAATCGTCGCCTACGTCACCACTCCGCGCGAGAGGCCTCGGTACCTCGCGATCATCGGCGCCGCCTTCCCGGTCGCCATCGTGCTCGGGCCCCTCTTCGGCGGTCTCATCACCGATTTCTGGGGATGGCCGTGGGTGTTCTGGGTCAATGTGCCCGTGGGCCTTGTCGCCCTGGTGCTCGCCCTCTTCGCGGTGCCGCACGTCGAACCCTCGGGAAGGCGCAGCTTCGACGTCCCGGGAGCGGTGCTCTTCACCGCGGCGATGGTCGCCCTGGTGCTCGCCGTGAGCTGGGTCGGCGACCCCGCGGCATCCGTTCCGGTGCTCATCGCCTTCGCGATCGCCGGGGTGGCCTTCACCGCGTTCTTCGTCGTGGAGGCCCGGGTCGCCGAGCCGTTCGTACCGCTGCGCGCGTTCCGCAACCGCACCGTCGCAGCGGGGATCGCCCTGTCGGGGATCATCGGGATCGGCCTGTTCTCGGTGACGGCCTACCTTCCGACGTACTTCCAGATGGCCTACGGCACCACCGCGACCGTGTCGGGGCTCGTTCCGATCGCCACGGTGTTCGGGATGCTGGTGGCCAACCTCGGCACCGGGTGGCTCGCCAGCCGCACGGGACGCTACCGGCCCTACCCGATCATCGGCACGACCCTGGGCGCCGTCGGACTGTTCATCATGTCGCTGCTGCCGGTCGGGCTCCCCCTCTGGGTGCCGATGGTGGTCATGGCGGTGGTCGGTCTCGGCACCGGCAGCTTCATGAGCCTCGTGATCGCCGTCGTGCAGTCGGCCACGCCGCGCAGCGAGACCGGCAGCATCACCGCGACGATCAACCTCGTCCGTCAAGTCGGCTCGACGGTGGCGACCGCCGTCATCGGCGGCGTGGTCGGTTTCGGCGTCGCCGCACGCCTGCCCTCCATGATCGATCCGAACGGGCTCACTCCGCAGGTCGTGCGCGAATCCTCCCTCGCCGTCCAGACCGAAGTCGCGGCGATCTACCGCGACGTGCTGGCCCCCGTCTTCCTCGCCCTCGCCGTCGTCTACGCCCTCGGCATCATCGCCGCGCTCCTCCTTCCCGGCGGCAGGCTCTCCGACGAGGCGCCTGCCGACATCACCGTCGACGCAGATCGCGTCGCCACACCCTGA
- a CDS encoding VOC family protein, whose translation MIKLLSHLSYVSITTPDVEASVKFYEEEVGLTVVDRVDGRVYLRCWGDYYAYSVVVVPGDEPSLETMAWRTSSEEALEEAVKRIEAAGVQGEWFEAHKIGRAYRFVGPQGHPMTLHWNVTRHQAPGHTASIYPDRPEKRSKIAGAPRQLDHVTIAARDVDEFAKWYNEVLGFRIMARTVLDQAPISVFSVLTTNEKSHDLGVVLDGSTRPGRINHYAFWVDTYEELLIAADTLMERDIPIEYGPSIHGIGEQTFLYYREPSSMRIELNTGGYRNYVPDWTPNTWKPSLGSSNMYRNGAMPMSMTESFPAADGPSATEEGVPDEIRDALINPYTTTG comes from the coding sequence ATGATCAAGCTTCTCTCTCACCTCTCCTATGTCTCCATCACGACTCCCGACGTCGAGGCGTCGGTGAAGTTCTACGAGGAAGAGGTCGGTCTCACCGTCGTCGACCGCGTCGACGGCCGGGTCTACCTCCGCTGCTGGGGTGACTATTACGCCTATTCGGTGGTCGTCGTTCCCGGTGACGAGCCGTCGCTGGAGACGATGGCGTGGCGCACCTCGAGCGAGGAAGCGCTCGAGGAGGCCGTGAAGCGCATCGAGGCTGCGGGCGTTCAGGGGGAGTGGTTCGAGGCCCACAAGATCGGGCGCGCGTATCGCTTCGTCGGTCCCCAGGGGCACCCGATGACGCTGCACTGGAACGTCACGCGCCACCAGGCTCCGGGGCACACCGCGTCGATCTATCCCGACCGCCCCGAGAAGCGCAGCAAGATCGCCGGCGCCCCCCGCCAGCTCGACCACGTCACCATCGCCGCGCGCGACGTCGACGAGTTCGCGAAGTGGTACAACGAGGTGCTGGGCTTCCGCATCATGGCCCGCACCGTTCTCGACCAGGCTCCGATCTCGGTGTTCAGCGTGCTGACCACCAACGAGAAGTCGCACGACCTCGGCGTCGTCCTCGACGGCTCGACCCGCCCCGGCCGCATCAACCACTACGCGTTCTGGGTCGACACGTACGAAGAGCTCCTCATCGCCGCCGACACGCTCATGGAGCGCGACATCCCGATCGAGTACGGCCCCTCCATCCACGGAATCGGCGAGCAGACGTTCCTCTACTATCGCGAGCCCTCGTCGATGCGCATCGAGCTGAACACGGGCGGCTACCGCAACTACGTGCCGGACTGGACGCCCAACACCTGGAAGCCGTCCCTCGGATCGAGCAACATGTACCGCAACGGCGCCATGCCGATGTCGATGACCGAGTCGTTCCCGGCTGCCGACGGCCCCAGCGCGACCGAGGAGGGCGTGCCCGACGAGATCCGCGACGCGCTCATCAACCCGTACACCACGACCGGCTGA
- a CDS encoding GMC oxidoreductase has product MSDTRTIAIVGSGPIGSAYARTILEGAPDTRVVMFEAGPTLTDPPGQSIRNIADPDAKARAREMSQGPQAGDFRSQLGIPESVVVEGMFTARQGTHLLDFGGPGSAHAPTFGAVAASTNVGGQGAHWTCATPAPQFSERVGFIDDVEWEELITEAGRLLHVQSAAFADSRVGEAIRSLLDEEFGAELPDGFGPSTLPVAGDPQPDGTMRWAGADVVLGPLVEPGHPLADRFELRDLTLVRRIEHDGTRATGVSIEDLRTGERSTVDADLVVVAADAFRSPQLLWASGIRPQALGRYLTEHPVVISTVALDAEKMRRFADESDLAEEKARRAVNPVDPVAAVNRIPFSEPDHPFSLQVMYSETTPFLMEPGTPYAENEWGYVNMGYGLRKRPRVDDGVRFVDDELDWRGFPNMTIEYALTDDEEREIAAATERLRRAGNALGHFVAEPRLLPAGSSLHYMGTMRMGESDDGTSVADPWSRVWGFDNLVVGGNGLIPTANTVNPTLMSTAIAVRGARKALEQLRAAEVTSAR; this is encoded by the coding sequence ATGTCCGACACCCGCACCATCGCCATCGTGGGCAGCGGCCCGATCGGCAGCGCCTACGCGCGCACCATCCTCGAGGGCGCCCCTGACACGCGCGTCGTCATGTTCGAGGCAGGGCCCACCCTCACCGACCCTCCCGGCCAGAGCATCCGCAACATCGCCGATCCCGATGCCAAGGCGCGGGCGCGGGAGATGTCGCAGGGTCCGCAGGCCGGTGACTTCCGCTCGCAGCTCGGGATCCCCGAGTCGGTGGTCGTCGAGGGCATGTTCACCGCCCGTCAGGGCACGCACCTGCTCGACTTCGGCGGTCCGGGCTCCGCACATGCGCCGACCTTCGGAGCCGTGGCCGCCTCGACGAACGTCGGCGGTCAGGGAGCGCACTGGACGTGTGCGACGCCGGCGCCGCAGTTCAGCGAGCGGGTCGGATTCATCGACGACGTCGAGTGGGAGGAGCTCATCACCGAGGCCGGCCGCCTGCTGCACGTGCAGAGCGCCGCATTCGCCGACTCGCGGGTGGGTGAGGCGATCCGCTCGCTCCTCGACGAGGAGTTCGGCGCCGAGCTGCCCGACGGGTTCGGTCCGAGCACCCTCCCGGTCGCGGGCGACCCGCAGCCCGACGGCACGATGCGGTGGGCGGGAGCCGACGTCGTCCTCGGCCCGCTCGTCGAACCGGGTCATCCGCTCGCCGACCGCTTCGAGCTGCGCGACCTCACCCTCGTCCGCCGGATCGAGCACGACGGCACGCGCGCCACCGGTGTGTCCATCGAGGATCTCCGCACCGGGGAGCGCTCCACGGTCGACGCCGACCTCGTCGTCGTCGCCGCCGACGCGTTCCGCTCGCCGCAGCTGCTGTGGGCGTCGGGCATCCGTCCGCAGGCGCTCGGTCGGTATCTCACCGAGCATCCCGTCGTGATCTCCACGGTCGCCCTCGATGCCGAGAAGATGCGGCGCTTCGCCGACGAGTCCGACCTCGCCGAAGAGAAGGCACGCCGCGCGGTCAACCCCGTCGACCCCGTTGCCGCGGTCAACCGCATCCCGTTCTCCGAGCCCGATCACCCCTTCTCGCTGCAGGTGATGTATTCCGAGACCACGCCCTTCCTCATGGAGCCGGGCACCCCCTACGCCGAGAACGAGTGGGGCTACGTGAACATGGGCTACGGACTGCGCAAGCGCCCGCGCGTCGACGACGGAGTGCGCTTCGTCGACGATGAGCTCGACTGGCGCGGGTTTCCGAACATGACCATCGAGTACGCGCTCACCGACGACGAGGAGCGCGAGATCGCCGCGGCGACCGAACGCCTTCGTCGCGCCGGGAACGCACTGGGACACTTCGTCGCCGAACCGCGGCTGCTTCCGGCCGGATCGAGCCTGCACTACATGGGGACGATGCGGATGGGCGAGTCCGATGACGGCACGTCGGTCGCCGATCCCTGGTCGCGTGTCTGGGGGTTCGACAACCTCGTGGTGGGTGGCAACGGGCTGATCCCGACGGCGAACACCGTCAACCCGACTTTGATGAGCACCGCGATCGCCGTGCGCGGCGCGCGCAAGGCGCTCGAGCAGCTGCGCGCCGCGGAGGTGACCTCGGCCCGCTGA